CAACTGGGCAGTGACAGTTCCATTGCCCCTCCCAAGGCTCCAAGTCACCAGGTGACATTGGGCCCTCACCCCAGCCTGCAGGATTCCTGTCCCAGCACAGCCTTATAAGGAGCAGCCTGtgcaaggccttgggagcctcAGGGGTGCAGGACAGGGGAGGCGGCTCACTGCCTCCAGCTCCTTCCACCtccagcacccaggccagcactAAGAGGGGCCAGAGGGAAGAACCCAGGGAACTGGAAATTGCAACTCAAAGTGCCCGAGGTGGTGAGGAGATGACAAGGAGAGTGTGGCTCTGCCCTGAGCAGAGACCTTGGAAGAAATCCTGGGTTCTTGGAGAGGCTGGTGTTGGGTGAGCTGGGGCAGGTCCAGGGCTTCTCAGCTAACAGGCATTTAATTTCCTCTAATGTGCTTAGAGTGGCTGTGGCTGCAGGCAGGTGCCTAAGGCTGGGGTTAGACAGAGCCCATTCTTTCTGACCAGAACCCAGCCCAGCAGCTGCTTCCTCCAGTCCAACAGGCAACACCCCAAAGCAGGCAGAGTTGACCTCCCAGTAACCATTACCAAGCTAAAGTCTTCCTAGCAAAACAAATTCATCACCCCTATCCACACCACTCCATCTGCACACACATAGGCATCTACATTAACTCACAGCAACCCTCACCCAAACGAATATATGCACGAACCCACATACTCcttcacacatccacacacatgcGCATACATGCTCCTGTGCATCTTCCTCgtgtatgcacacatatgcatCTTTCCACATGCATACCCACATGTGTACACCATCCCCCACATACATTCATGCATACACAAAACTCCATATGCAGAAACACATTCATTGACTTCACAATACACATCTGCACATGTGTGCCAAACACACATGCATCCTCCCATGCACATGAATACATCCTTGCATACGTGGCTCCACAAATatctgcacacatgcacacatgccctCCAAAGCATGTGCAGGAGTACaggtgcgcgcacacacacatacacacacacatgcacacactgctCTGCAGTACTTGATGCCCCTGACCCACATCAGGCACATACCTCTTTCAGTTTTGGCTGGTCATTGAAGGGACAGTTGTCCAAGTTGGGCTGGGACTTGGTGCATGTGGTTCGACCGAACTTCACATTGAAGTAGTAGTTCACCCCACCCACGATCTACACGCGTGGAAGAGCAGGAAGCAGGGACAGCATGCTGTCAGTTTCATGCACATGCAGGTACTTCACTGTGACTGAGTCACTGGGCTTGCCTGGGGCTTCATGCTGCCCACACTGTCACCCAAAAGGCACACAAGCCACCTTCTCCTGCTGGCTGGCAGTGGTAGTGTGTCCCGGTCCTCCCTAGTAACTTGTTTTCTCTGGGTATCTCAAGCAAGCTGTCTCATGCAGCCCAGTAGAAGGAGAAGCAGGGGCAGGGCAGATAGAAGCCAGGGCCTAAAACCCCCTTCACTGGATTCAGGAACAGAAGGCACAGCTCTGGGGAACCAGCCAGGGTGGGACAAAGAAACAGTCCTGGCACCAGGCTTGCAGGGCAGGGTCTAAGCACCAAGTGAATGCTCTTTCCCACAGCAAAGGATTAACTGAATTCTGCTACCTGTGCTCAGGGGGCAGGGACACTGGACCCATCCTAGGAAGGCTGTCACCTGATGATGAAATTTCAGCTAACTTCCAGCTCCTGGCATCCAGTCCACAGAGCATCTCATTCCTGCCATTTAACCCAGAGGtatttttcctcatttctcaGTAGGAGATGAGATGCTCACATACACTGATGTTTTAGGCCAATAAACATTGCTTCCTGCATGCCTCCTTTCCAGGTGTGATTTTCAAGGCAATATTTCTAAAGTGAGTCACACACCTGCATGTCTTAGGGTTGCAACTTCAGAAGAGAACTGAATGCTTTCCCTGCACAGTGCCGCCCCCAGACATGACTTGTCAGAACTGTGGAGAAGCATGGGATGAGGGACCCTGGGACCAGGGTGCTAGACCTTGCCCTGTGGAACAACACACAAGTCCTGTAGAACCACATGGAAGTCCTGTGATCCCTCCGGTGTCAGTCTGCTGCTCTGTAAAATAGGCTCCAGGGCCCAACGATCTATATCATTCTGTGCTTCACTCCCAGTGAGTGACACACTTAAGAGGGAGGTGCAGGCCAGCAGGGACCACAGCACCAGGGAGTGCCCCTCTTGTGCAGGGAGAGGGCTGCAGGAGGAGAAACAGGGCTGGTCAGGATTCCTCTGACTTTCCAAGAGAAGGTGGAGGAGCTCTAAAGGCTGGCAGGCCATATAGCCCTGTGGTCGCTGTGTCACTGTTTGCTGCTCTGCCATGGGACGTAGGTCAAGCTGGGCTCAGTAGCCCTGCTGAAGCTCCCTCCCTCTGGACCCAACCACCTCCTTCACTCTGCTGGGTGATTGCTGTCCTCATTTTGCTGAGGTCTAACTCTGCGTTAGCTGGCAGAGGCAGGGTCAGGCGTGCTCTACCCCAGCAGGAACTCAGCTGTCCTGGGGGGTAGGGGGTGGTCAGCCAGCCTGAGAGTGAATGCCACCAGCCATAACGGGCTGTGCCCAGGGGTGTGACTTGGGAGGGAAGCGGGGCTATCCAGGACAAGGAGTCAGGTTCCCGTGTGGCCCCTGTGGAGAGGACTAAGGGAGGAAGATGAACCTCATGGCCTGGATCTTATCCTGAGCAGCATCAAGCCCATCCAGAGTCAGCACAGTCTCCATCCACACCTGCTGGACCCTGGGAAATGCCACAGTCATGGTACAGACACAGTGGCTGCTGCAGGTTAAAGGAGGCCGAGGGTACAGGACAGGGCTGAACTCATGCACTCACGGCCAAGGAGTGTCCTAGGGCATGAAGACCATCAGCAGACAGTCAGGGAAAGCTGAATGAGTCTGCGGTTTAGATAATGTTGATTTGCTGGGAGTGCTCTGGGGGGTGAGGCAAAAAACCCAGCTGGGACTCAGGACCCCCAGGGtggtggtagcacgcacctgctGGTAGGCAGCCATCACCTGCAGAGGGCGGCTGTAGTACTCATCCTTACTAATGTCCTTGTTGTACTCGCTGATGGCGAAGTCCAGGGCACGCTGCACACTCTTGTCATTGAGGTCTGCGGCATGGATGCCACCTGCCAAGGTCCTAGATTGGGCCGAGGCACTCCCGGCCACGGCCACCATCAAGGCAGTCAGCAGCAGCAGTGAGGTGTGCATGGGCCAGGTCATGTTCTACTGGGACACAGAGCAAGGAGCTGGATCTCCCAGAGAGCAAagcagcaggaggctgaggcaggaagcccAGGCCAGAAGCCAGCTGTGCATTTATCCTACTTGGgtgtcccccaaccccacctgcTCCCTGGCCCcgcccctggcccctcctcctctttctacccctcctcttctgtctctatcTCCCTTTCCACCCCcaaccacctccctccctccctaagtTCCCTTCGCTCCTCCCatgcctcctcctcatcctcctccccactcctgtcCTGACCGCAACCTCCCCACAGCCCTGCCCCTCTTCCTCAGTGCTCTAAAGCTTGGCTCACTCTGGATTCCAGAGAGGTGACACTGCTCCCTGGGCTGTGAAACCTGGTGACCACCTATGTCCTCAGGAAAGGGAGAAATACAgggcttggcctcctaaagtcttCAGATGTCAGGGGCATCCAGGAGCACGTGGTCATGGTCTGGGAATTCCTGGAGCAGGGAGCTGTTTCAGAAGCTCCGGGATGACCTTGTCCATGCCCTCTTCTGGAGAACTTCTTTGCCAAACATAAAGTAATTAACCTTTGGGTAAAGTTCACTGGGTTCTCGTTCCATAACTCCTCATTATTCAATAAACAAACCTGTCACCAGCTTCCCCCTGCACCAAGcagtctgggcaagagagccATAGACATGAACTTGCAGAGCTGCCATCCAACAGAGATGTGACAGAAACCCAGGAGCAATTTAAAACTCAtttgaaaaagttaaaatatacagCTGAAAGTAATTTTGGTATTTCTACTTTAacctaatatatccaaaatactTCAACACATCAGGACTATTCTTAAGGAGCtagtttacattcttttttgtgtgtgtaatgtCTTGAAGTTCCCTGTGTATTTTTTACAGTTAGACCAAGCGTCACTTTGGACTAGCCCCATTTCAAGTGCCCTGTGGCCACGAGTGGCTGCTGGTGGCTGTGGTACTGCATATCCCAGCCATTAGGGTGTGTGGGAGGATGCAGAGTGGTGATCAACAGTTTAGATCAGGGAATTATAGTCGCTCAGTTAGAGAGAGATGGGTGCTACTGGACCCTGGTCAGGGAAGTCTCTACGAGACCGGAAAGGTTGAGAAGCCCCAGGCAGCAGGGAATagtcagtgcaaaggccctgaggcaaggCTGGGCACGCCTGCTCCAGGAAGAGGAAGCTCCTGGAGGGGGTGTGAGCAGGGAAGGGAATGACCTGGAGTCTCACGGTAACTGTGGGTGTGTCCAGGTGGAAGGCGCAGGGAGACCCCTGGCAGGCGGTGGGGGTGTCAGGAGAAGGAGCAGCAGCCACAGGATGAATGTGGAAGCCCAAGAGCCTCTCTTGCTCCTCCCCTCTGGGAGATGTGCTGCCAGCACTGGTCCTCTGTGCACTGCTTGGAAAActcatgtaatattttaaaaattactttgaatGAGGTAGAATTGACACACAATAAAATGCCTAATTGTATGTGCCCAATCTGGGGGATTTCATAAATGCATACACTTGTGTTACCACTTTGTCCACACCTGTGATATCTGCCTCGCCCCAGATGGTTTCCTCCTGCCTCTGAAGCCCACCCTCATGTCCACCCAACCTTGGCAGCCCACAGCCAGTCCTGTGGACTCCTTTGTTGCCTGTCCTTGAGCTTCCCAGGAATGGAATTCTGCAGAGAGAGCCAGGGTATGTCTTCGTCCTTTGCTCAGCATGGCTTCATTGCCAGGATTGAGAGTTCTGCTTCTCCACAGACTGAGAGGATGTGGTCAGTTGGGTGCCCTGTGGGCTGACAAAGCCCCCAGCTCAGGATGCTGTGGGCCTGGACTGGAATGTGACTTCAGGAGtagggagggtggaaggaggctCTGAACAGACAGCTGCTCCCTTTGTTCTCTCAACCCCACCCTCCATGCCTGAAGGTGACCCTGTGGCAAATGCCCTTATGGCGAGGTGGCAGGCTTGGCCAGAAACACCAGGAAACCCTGGGCCTTAGCAGGACACCCAGAGGACTCTCCCGGGAGTGGTGGAGGTGAGGGTCGGCCAGGATCAGCCCAGACCTGCTATAATCCTGGGGCTCCGCCATGGCTGGGGCTGCATCAGCAGGAACCCGACAGCGGGAACAATATTACTCATGGGTGCTCATGTTCAGTATGAGGACAGGGGACCTTTTTACCCAAGGCCCAGTGACCATTGCACCCCACTGTGAATCCAGCACCCCTAGAAAAGCCATGCACTCCAGCAGATACAGCAGGTGGCCCAGGGATAGTGTTTACTGCTGGGTGAGGGAGGGAAGGTCTTCAAGCAGGGCTGCACATGATGCCTCCTAGTTAGACAGCAAATGGGGGGAGATTcccagagaagggaaagagagggCAGTCCCCGGCCAGGTGCTTGTGGGCAGAATGGTCATCTCCCAAGTGTGGGAGTTGGGTCTCCTCTGTGGCTCCCACCTTCCCTGGCCGCTAGGCCTCAACTCTCAGGAGGATGTGTTGTGCAGAGGGTAAGCTGAAATACACACAAATCTCTCCTATCTTTTGTCATTAGGAAGGACGTGCAGGTCATCCACATAACAGGCATATGATGGTGGGTGGAGTGTGGGGTGGGACTGGAGTGCTGGCCTATTTCCCTGTATGTGATGCCACCGCCAGTGGTCATCCTCTGTCAGGACACTGGAATGAGCTATAGGGAGGGTCAACAGGCCTGATACAGTGACCACTCTAATCTTTGTAGTAGACCCCCACGTAGGGCACTCTCAGGAACTACAAGAGATGCATCCAGTATGGGTGATGGTAAGTGGAAGGTTAGGGTAGATGGACAGCTGCTCCAgctgctgggtgaccttgggaaaatgtTTTGCCTTCTCTATGTGTGATGCATATGGAAAGGTGAGCTGCTTTGTAAATGGTGGTGTCTGGTGGTTCAAAACCAGCAAGATAAGTTTGATTCTGCAATGACATTTAAGTGTGGTTAAAATTTACAGTAGCCCAGTGTTATGGCATGCCTGTAcagctactcttgaggctgaggcaggaggatctcttgaacccaggtgttccagaccacactgtgcaacacagtgagatcccatctcaaaaaaaagatggagCCTTAGTTCCTATAGCTTACAGCTCCAATGACAGGCTGGCAGGGACCCAGAGATAAACAATGGACTCAGGACCAAGCCTGGGGCCTCCAGCACCTTCGTAATCTGGAGGAGTCCAGTTGCCCAGGAGGGGGCATGTTTCCTTTCTGCCAGTGGATGAAAGAGAAAGCCGTGTTCTCCCAGGTTGCGTGTGTAACTTGATCCCATGCTTGAATTAGTAAAGTGAGAAATTAGGTGAGTGACAGAAGTTCTCTATAATAAATAAGCAGTAAAGGGAAACACTAAACAATATTATAACCAATAAATACCTAAGGGCATAAACATCGCCTAAAGTGCAAGTGGTTAAATCAAGTTGGCCAAGAGTTGAGATTCTGTACATCCGGGTTTTGAGCAATTAACATTCAGTGTCTGTGGTAGGAGATGGGACTAAGCAGCCACGGGATTTGTTGGCTTCTTAAAGGGGAAGCCCAGAATCCTCCTTTATGGAGTGCTGCGAGTTCTCTGGGGTCAAGCTTGTCCCTTACACacacccttcctccttccctctccctgctcccaacTGTGGGGGACCTGAGATACTCCTGGACCATTGGCCACCATTGGTAAGCATCTGGGCTCTGATGGGGATGAGGCCACATTATTATGAACTCTGGTACTTGCTGTGAAGCATGCCCAAAGCCCCTACAGGAAAAGGGCATACAGAGCCCAGGATCTGAGGTCTGAGAGTTTGGCCCTTTATGGGGGGAAAGAGAATCCTTGGGAAGTTTCCTGCTCAGGGATCAATGTGTAAACAGCACTTAGGATTTTAGATTACAAGGTTACTATTTATTTTCTCAAGGAGTACATTCTTCTGAGCAGAGCCAGTGTCTAGAGAATCACAGCCGAGTGGAGAGGACAGGGAGAGTTCCTTGGGAACTCGGGCTGCTTGCTGATGCACCCAGGGACTTCCCCCAACTCCCTGGTCCCAGCCTGCAGGGGCCTGGCCCAGGAGAATACAGATGGCTCTGAGGGGAGAGCAATCCCCTTGGCATCTCTGTGTGGTCAGAGTTTCCTTTCTAATCCCCATTCAGGTCACTGCTGGGACTTCCCTGTCACTGTTTGTCTAACCTTAAATATCAATTCCTTTAGCAGACTGCAGTGGCTGTGGAGAGTGGTTCCTGTTCCTGCCTGGAATCCTGTTACACTCAATCAGTGGGTGCTGGAGCTGGAGCCAGAGGCCATCAGGACAGCCTGCCTGCTCTTGTGGCCCTGCCTGCCCTCTCCTCCTGTCACAGAGGAGCTGGATCCAGTGACAAGACTCTAACGAAACTTTAAGGCTCCTCTGAGCCTTCTTCACTAGGCCTCAAccttggtctccagctcctaCCTGCCAGGTCTGCATTGCTCAGTTTTAGGAAAGAATCCTGCTTCATTTTAGGGAGAATCCTGCTGTCCTTGGGGTCTGATCACCCTTGACATCTGATCAAGTTCCTCATCCCTCAGCTTTGATGTCTAAGGCTGTGTCCTgcct
This window of the Gorilla gorilla gorilla isolate KB3781 chromosome 21, NHGRI_mGorGor1-v2.1_pri, whole genome shotgun sequence genome carries:
- the CST5 gene encoding cystatin-D, which gives rise to MTWPMHTSLLLLTALMVAVAGSASAQSRTLAGGIHAADLNDKSVQRALDFAISEYNKDISKDEYYSRPLQVMAAYQQIVGGVNYYFNVKFGRTTCTKSQPNLDNCPFNDQPKLKEEEFCSFQINEVPWEDKISILNYKCRKV